Proteins co-encoded in one Cytophaga hutchinsonii ATCC 33406 genomic window:
- a CDS encoding PKD domain-containing protein yields MIKNLKIIFLFGIIFSRGVYAQTADVVQGCVPLKVNFTSPSASTSYFWDFKDGVTSNLPNPANIFTKPGIYQVTFQETVGGPVLKTIPIEVFPQPVISINVASGCSPLNGQFVSTSVVNPKISINNYTWVFGDGVISQGATMSSTTHQYNAKGDYNVSLGIETQYPSCNMTAVFNNAVHVYDPPAASFTTNPVSTVSCNNTLPVTFTNTSTGSQPLSYLWNLGNGQTSTAANPPAQTYNKGSYSASLTVKFASNLAGCQAVATKSIGVGRPTPAIVKQKDTICIADTARLSSTTAGIKLWTGDANTIIIGSATMDNVIMRFTSGGFHTIKLKVTTPDGQCFDESTTNIYADDVQATILHNPQYSCSSPMTVDYSVDANQSNLNYDWKFRDASTSKAATVSKTYTSATKNEYYGLNTFEAMNTLLTVTSKKTGCWVTATSIDTMWLPNARMIPNLSRGCAPLSVIFSDSSKSNDPIVKWKWLFGDGTDVANNSDAAETHVFTQPGIYANKVVVTTKRGCIDTSYAINIEVGSTISNIDFTASTNEVCPGQNVVFTPVLPSGAAALIDAYHFSTEGSRSFHCSNQQSLTWSYKNLQGPQSVALTVDYNGCFTTVTKPGFVNVKGAIAKIDYSAHCSDPFKYTFSNTNSNPATTSTWDFGDKTTGSTSYEAHLYTVTGNYKIVLTAEDKSSGCAATTDTLTVKPRGLKAVMDIDTLICLNIPYRFDATQSVDVQKRCYQGYNWKMVGTDLPQRTTSATTTYYTFTKPGIFTAQLIVTDDNGCKDTATQKIKVFDILPAFTPDDLMICNPGTVNFADKSTGDTTLVAWSWNFGDLTGSTQQNPSHQYLNKPSSSTGYKVVLLVTDKIGCKDSANVYIQQYDPTSSITASKPGLCLGEPVTYTASDFTSQGSSLKYNWNFGNSETSTQQSKVVQYTTDQVYVVSLDFEEIATGCKGNTTINMSVQTYPTASFTTNVDTVAILCAPKVVTFTDQSTSKYTPISHTWNFGNGQTTTQPNYTLVFEKGTFDVKHIVSTTNGCRDTITRTFKVYKPEGDFVTDKNAICKSEIIHFEVKDLVDVVHYAWAFGDGIVVEDEPAVDHQYNFHPPSGSTVAKLSLVGSEGCNAQIQRPITIYQVIADFDRLEGGLDTATCFNDGPYKLTNISTGASSYHWDFGDGQTSTAENVNTHTYATPGTYSVKLDVMSENLGCKDTITKEIIIYPNPDVVATGDTVCQVVGAVNLNVVSPNPTSTYLWTPSTGLASNTATSTVATIQHTVHYNVVETDINGCTDNAIAPAVIIERIKLRDLDTSIVIGDIIALPVWGESYYSFSWDPSKGLSCLTCNYPQVQPLDDILYTLTVNDARNCYPNDQYTYKISIKPETFVKMPSMFTPNGDGNNDVVKVNGWGIKELREFQIFNRWGQLIYSSNDINEGWDGTFNGLLQGSDIYVYKVKALTWREFEIKEEGYINLVR; encoded by the coding sequence ATGATAAAAAATTTAAAGATTATATTTCTCTTCGGAATAATTTTTTCGAGAGGGGTATACGCACAGACAGCTGATGTTGTACAAGGCTGTGTCCCTTTAAAAGTCAACTTTACAAGCCCCTCTGCAAGTACCTCATACTTCTGGGATTTTAAAGATGGCGTTACATCCAATCTTCCAAATCCGGCCAATATTTTTACCAAACCGGGTATTTATCAGGTTACTTTTCAGGAAACGGTTGGCGGTCCGGTTTTAAAAACAATACCTATAGAAGTATTTCCGCAGCCTGTAATCAGCATCAATGTGGCTTCAGGCTGCTCCCCCCTGAACGGACAATTTGTAAGTACATCAGTGGTAAATCCAAAAATTTCCATAAATAATTATACATGGGTGTTTGGTGACGGCGTAATTTCACAAGGTGCAACGATGTCCAGTACCACGCACCAATACAATGCAAAGGGCGATTATAATGTTTCATTAGGTATTGAAACCCAATACCCGAGCTGTAACATGACAGCTGTTTTCAATAACGCTGTACACGTATATGACCCGCCTGCGGCATCATTTACAACCAATCCGGTAAGTACGGTATCCTGTAATAATACATTGCCTGTAACATTTACAAATACTTCTACGGGCTCGCAGCCCTTGTCGTATCTATGGAATCTTGGTAACGGACAAACATCAACCGCAGCGAATCCTCCTGCCCAAACGTATAACAAAGGATCTTATTCAGCTTCCTTAACAGTAAAATTTGCTTCAAATCTTGCCGGCTGCCAGGCGGTTGCCACAAAATCAATCGGTGTAGGGCGCCCCACACCTGCTATCGTAAAACAAAAAGATACAATCTGTATTGCAGATACAGCCAGACTTAGCTCTACTACTGCAGGTATTAAGTTGTGGACTGGAGATGCCAATACGATCATTATAGGTTCCGCTACGATGGATAATGTAATCATGCGATTTACATCAGGTGGTTTTCACACAATTAAATTGAAAGTTACCACTCCCGACGGACAATGTTTTGATGAGTCTACCACAAATATTTATGCAGATGATGTGCAGGCAACGATTCTGCATAACCCGCAATATTCCTGCTCAAGCCCCATGACGGTTGATTACAGTGTTGATGCAAATCAATCCAATCTGAACTATGACTGGAAGTTTCGTGACGCATCTACCAGCAAAGCGGCTACAGTAAGTAAAACATATACAAGTGCTACAAAGAATGAATATTATGGATTGAATACATTTGAAGCAATGAATACCTTACTGACAGTAACTTCTAAAAAAACCGGCTGCTGGGTTACTGCTACTTCGATAGATACTATGTGGCTTCCGAATGCCCGTATGATTCCCAATCTTTCGAGGGGGTGTGCACCGCTTAGTGTAATCTTCAGTGATTCCAGTAAGTCGAATGATCCGATCGTAAAATGGAAGTGGCTTTTTGGTGATGGAACAGATGTTGCAAATAACAGTGATGCTGCGGAAACTCATGTATTTACCCAACCTGGCATCTATGCAAATAAAGTAGTTGTTACTACAAAAAGAGGATGCATCGATACATCGTATGCGATTAACATTGAAGTTGGTTCAACCATTTCAAACATTGATTTTACTGCATCAACAAATGAAGTTTGTCCGGGACAAAATGTTGTGTTTACCCCTGTGTTACCATCCGGAGCAGCAGCACTTATTGATGCATACCATTTTTCAACAGAAGGCAGCAGATCATTTCATTGTTCTAACCAGCAGTCTTTGACCTGGTCGTATAAAAATTTACAGGGGCCTCAGAGCGTAGCACTGACGGTTGATTACAATGGTTGCTTTACAACGGTAACAAAACCCGGATTTGTAAATGTAAAAGGAGCGATTGCTAAAATTGATTACAGCGCACATTGTTCTGATCCGTTTAAATATACGTTTTCAAACACGAATTCAAATCCTGCTACAACAAGCACATGGGATTTTGGAGACAAAACAACTGGCAGTACTTCATATGAAGCACACCTGTACACCGTAACAGGCAATTATAAAATTGTGCTTACAGCAGAAGACAAAAGCAGCGGCTGTGCGGCAACGACTGATACGCTGACAGTAAAGCCAAGAGGATTAAAAGCGGTTATGGATATTGATACATTGATTTGCCTAAACATACCTTACCGGTTTGATGCAACACAATCTGTTGATGTTCAAAAAAGATGTTACCAGGGATATAACTGGAAAATGGTTGGTACAGACTTGCCTCAGCGTACAACAAGCGCTACCACTACCTATTACACGTTTACTAAACCGGGTATTTTCACGGCACAGTTAATTGTGACTGATGATAACGGATGTAAGGACACCGCTACTCAAAAAATAAAAGTCTTTGATATTCTGCCGGCCTTTACTCCGGATGATCTTATGATTTGTAATCCGGGTACGGTTAATTTTGCGGATAAGTCAACAGGCGATACTACATTAGTAGCCTGGTCCTGGAATTTCGGAGACCTTACCGGAAGTACCCAACAGAATCCGTCGCATCAATATCTGAACAAACCAAGTTCTTCTACAGGTTATAAAGTAGTCTTGCTTGTTACAGATAAAATTGGTTGTAAGGATTCCGCTAATGTGTACATTCAACAATATGATCCTACAAGCTCTATTACTGCTTCCAAGCCTGGCTTGTGTCTTGGAGAACCTGTTACATATACCGCTTCAGACTTTACTTCTCAGGGTTCCAGCTTAAAGTATAACTGGAATTTCGGAAATTCAGAAACATCTACACAGCAATCAAAAGTGGTACAATACACCACGGATCAGGTGTATGTGGTTTCATTGGATTTTGAAGAAATTGCAACAGGTTGTAAAGGGAATACAACTATTAATATGAGTGTTCAGACATACCCGACAGCAAGCTTTACAACAAATGTGGATACGGTAGCTATCTTATGTGCACCAAAGGTTGTTACCTTTACGGATCAGTCTACATCAAAATACACACCCATTTCACATACCTGGAATTTTGGAAATGGACAAACAACTACGCAGCCTAATTACACGCTTGTATTTGAAAAAGGAACATTTGATGTGAAGCATATTGTTTCGACAACAAATGGCTGCCGCGATACAATAACCAGAACCTTTAAGGTATACAAACCGGAAGGCGATTTTGTAACAGATAAAAATGCAATCTGTAAAAGTGAAATCATTCATTTCGAAGTTAAAGACCTGGTTGATGTTGTGCATTATGCATGGGCGTTTGGAGATGGTATTGTTGTTGAAGATGAACCAGCAGTAGATCATCAATACAATTTTCACCCGCCAAGCGGTTCAACGGTTGCAAAACTTAGTTTAGTAGGGTCTGAAGGATGTAATGCCCAGATTCAACGACCGATTACCATTTATCAGGTTATTGCAGATTTTGATCGTCTTGAAGGTGGCCTGGATACAGCAACGTGTTTTAACGATGGTCCATATAAATTAACAAACATATCTACAGGAGCAAGTTCGTATCATTGGGATTTTGGAGATGGACAAACCTCTACCGCTGAAAATGTAAATACACATACCTATGCAACGCCTGGTACTTATTCCGTTAAACTGGATGTAATGAGTGAGAATTTAGGCTGTAAGGATACCATTACAAAGGAAATTATTATTTATCCGAACCCGGATGTTGTTGCAACAGGCGATACCGTTTGTCAGGTGGTAGGTGCGGTGAATTTGAATGTTGTTTCACCAAACCCTACAAGTACGTATCTTTGGACTCCGTCTACAGGACTGGCAAGCAATACAGCAACCAGTACCGTTGCAACGATTCAGCACACCGTTCATTATAATGTAGTTGAAACAGATATTAATGGCTGTACGGATAATGCCATTGCTCCGGCTGTAATTATTGAACGCATTAAGCTCCGGGATTTGGATACCAGTATTGTTATCGGCGATATTATTGCGTTGCCGGTATGGGGTGAGAGTTACTACAGCTTTAGCTGGGATCCAAGCAAAGGCTTAAGCTGCTTAACATGTAACTATCCGCAGGTACAGCCGCTGGATGATATTTTATACACGTTAACCGTTAACGATGCAAGAAACTGCTATCCGAATGATCAGTATACATACAAGATTTCGATCAAACCGGAAACGTTTGTGAAAATGCCTAGCATGTTTACACCAAACGGAGATGGTAACAATGATGTTGTGAAAGTAAATGGATGGGGGATTAAAGAACTCCGCGAGTTTCAGATCTTCAACCGTTGGGGGCAATTAATCTATTCATCGAATGATATTAACGAAGGCTGGGACGGCACATTTAACGGGCTTCTTCAAGGCAGTGATATTTATGTGTACAAAGTAAAGGCGTTAACCTGGCGTGAATTTGAAATTAAAGAAGAAGGATATATAAACCTCGTTCGATAA
- a CDS encoding M12 family metallo-peptidase: MKKLLLFNIAVTLTMLFAHTSWVEASVTGDSIKPLPQINKNFLIVVHTVGGGITAQEIESALTQASVYFKPIGVTFTVCEYRTIDNVQYNELIYQESISKKKNELKPVYGLTNRINFYFVNEVDVIEHTVCAYAEGGGISSSVRAGQIVFKKGCFSAGVVAHELGHYFGLAHTFDNTVPELANGSNCATAGDKICDTPADPYVMGEETSDYMIGCEFNSLKRDANGDTYSPDVSNIMSYYPCGCASFTYDQYNSMATYYLSHVGTW; the protein is encoded by the coding sequence TTGAAAAAATTACTTCTTTTCAATATTGCAGTAACTCTAACAATGCTATTCGCTCACACCTCATGGGTAGAGGCATCGGTTACTGGAGACTCTATCAAACCATTGCCCCAAATTAATAAAAATTTTTTAATTGTTGTGCATACGGTGGGCGGCGGTATTACTGCGCAAGAGATAGAATCTGCGCTGACTCAGGCCAGTGTGTACTTCAAACCTATCGGTGTAACATTCACTGTGTGCGAATACAGAACGATAGATAACGTACAGTACAATGAACTGATCTACCAGGAAAGTATAAGCAAAAAAAAGAATGAGTTAAAACCTGTATATGGTTTAACAAACCGGATCAACTTTTACTTTGTAAATGAAGTAGACGTTATTGAACACACGGTTTGTGCTTATGCCGAGGGCGGAGGAATCAGTTCAAGTGTACGGGCAGGCCAGATTGTATTTAAAAAAGGCTGCTTTTCTGCTGGTGTAGTAGCACACGAGCTTGGCCATTATTTTGGCCTGGCACATACGTTTGACAATACAGTTCCTGAATTAGCCAATGGCAGCAACTGTGCTACAGCCGGCGATAAAATCTGCGATACACCAGCTGACCCTTATGTAATGGGAGAAGAAACATCAGACTACATGATAGGCTGTGAATTCAATAGCTTGAAGCGAGATGCAAACGGTGACACCTATTCACCCGATGTATCAAATATTATGTCGTATTACCCCTGTGGCTGCGCCAGCTTCACCTACGACCAATATAACTCAATGGCAACATATTACTTATCACACGTTGGTACGTGGTAA
- a CDS encoding PorP/SprF family type IX secretion system membrane protein — MKFISTFCVLVFIHTISIAQDIHLTQYYTSNLSLNPAYTGNFDGDLKVVANSRSQWSQISPSMKTNMISVEKKFLKRPDEFGLGLILINDQVSSYFLHTNKIYISGSYQKNYKGHLLRFGVQSGIVMRNINTNDQTFPSQWDYQLGAYDPTANSNEGSVKNSWNYINVNAGVGWAHLFGKVKLSAGYALFNATRPTEGYGNANKSIPFRHVFNANAVYYLSTKMTVTPHLFYMNSASATDFMLGVNANRKLTENLGILFGAGYRGSTTNSDAAIGVLGFTYNRIAFGLSGDFNVSSLSKDARNKTAWEISISYTTPSRASNKLTIPCDRY, encoded by the coding sequence ATGAAATTTATAAGCACTTTTTGTGTATTGGTTTTTATTCATACAATATCCATAGCACAAGATATTCATCTTACACAATACTACACATCCAATCTTTCATTAAACCCTGCATATACAGGGAACTTTGACGGAGATCTGAAAGTAGTTGCCAATTCCAGAAGTCAGTGGTCACAAATTTCTCCCTCCATGAAAACGAATATGATTTCAGTAGAGAAGAAATTTTTAAAACGCCCCGATGAATTTGGCTTAGGATTGATCCTGATCAATGATCAGGTAAGTTCTTATTTTTTACACACGAATAAAATATACATTTCCGGAAGTTATCAGAAAAATTACAAGGGCCATTTATTGCGTTTTGGTGTGCAATCCGGAATTGTAATGAGAAATATCAATACCAATGACCAGACATTTCCTAGCCAGTGGGATTACCAGCTTGGTGCTTATGATCCTACAGCTAATTCAAATGAAGGATCTGTAAAAAACAGCTGGAATTATATCAATGTAAATGCAGGAGTTGGCTGGGCACATCTTTTCGGAAAAGTAAAATTATCTGCCGGTTATGCCCTGTTTAATGCAACACGCCCAACGGAAGGATATGGCAATGCCAATAAATCTATTCCATTCAGGCATGTATTTAATGCAAACGCTGTGTATTACCTTTCAACAAAAATGACAGTGACCCCGCATTTATTTTATATGAATTCAGCTTCTGCAACAGACTTCATGTTAGGTGTAAATGCAAATAGAAAGCTTACAGAAAACCTGGGTATATTATTCGGTGCAGGGTACCGCGGCAGTACTACAAACAGCGACGCTGCAATCGGTGTATTAGGTTTTACATATAACAGAATTGCATTTGGCCTAAGTGGCGACTTCAATGTTTCATCCCTTAGCAAAGATGCCAGAAATAAAACGGCGTGGGAAATATCCATTTCTTATACCACACCATCCAGAGCATCCAATAAATTAACAATCCCCTGCGACCGTTACTAG
- a CDS encoding OmpA family protein — protein sequence MKYLAFSIVFILTAFTRVTAQNLDGIDKSLSLSKMKTRARIAEETGDIYTALFYYEEVVRNDSSDLKALYQVAEMQRFTRNYKAAEVTYGKIHEIAAADYPLAQYYQGLMQKMTGRYEDAKQTFSEFRKNSAALADKTFKATLARDISGCDSGITYRDFPQNTQIKNAGKSVNFPHTEFSPVILDSTTLAFGSLRIDSVIYYDTRGEHYEKQPVRQLYEAKKVKGQWVEKGLLEAINDPAMDMGNFVYSPTTDRYYFTKCTKNHHGKVSCAIYYSERVSGKWSHPSKLPDPINIEGYTATQPTIVIDTTSSSAATTTPKNMPPRKTGGNKPVPKPVVNTIEYLYFVSDRPKGKGGLDIWYTSYNASKKTWNEPTNLAVANTPETECTPFYHVPTQTLYFSSNGLVNAGGLDIYKLEKDGRRFGRPENLSFPVNSPQDELSFVLADNAKTGFFVSNRPGGTPFFHETCCDDIFSFEVIPPPPFVCTLDLSVLDVAAKNNCDGELLNINQVNLKTKAAEKDTVRLSSCKYTVSLAQHVKYTFFINKPGYVTDTLSFETRDMCATPTITKSLTLVPVSVSMKNSEPVIETPVEGKAFVLKDIQYETNQTDLNDEAKAAIDNILIPFLKEHPTDKIIISSHTDDVGSHKYNENLSDQRALKVMQYLIQKGISAKQIQAKGYGETKPIASNINPDGSENEIGRSINRRTEFLISK from the coding sequence ATGAAATATCTAGCTTTTAGTATTGTTTTTATTCTAACAGCATTTACCCGCGTTACCGCTCAGAATTTAGATGGAATTGATAAAAGTCTGAGTTTATCTAAAATGAAGACAAGGGCCCGCATTGCTGAAGAAACAGGTGATATTTATACAGCACTTTTTTATTATGAAGAAGTTGTACGCAACGATTCATCCGATCTGAAAGCACTTTACCAGGTTGCAGAAATGCAGCGCTTCACCAGAAATTATAAAGCAGCTGAAGTTACCTACGGAAAAATTCATGAAATAGCGGCAGCAGACTATCCGTTAGCCCAGTACTATCAGGGATTGATGCAAAAAATGACTGGCAGATACGAAGATGCCAAACAAACATTTTCAGAATTCAGAAAAAATTCTGCTGCCCTTGCAGATAAAACATTCAAGGCTACACTTGCACGAGATATTTCCGGATGCGACAGCGGAATAACGTACAGAGATTTCCCTCAAAATACGCAAATCAAAAATGCCGGCAAATCTGTAAACTTTCCGCATACGGAGTTTTCACCTGTGATTCTGGACAGTACAACACTTGCCTTTGGTTCTCTTAGAATTGACTCTGTAATCTATTATGATACACGCGGCGAGCATTACGAAAAGCAGCCTGTGAGACAACTTTATGAAGCAAAAAAAGTAAAAGGGCAATGGGTTGAAAAGGGTTTACTGGAAGCCATCAATGACCCAGCAATGGACATGGGGAATTTTGTTTACTCCCCTACTACAGACCGGTATTATTTTACAAAATGCACCAAAAACCATCACGGAAAAGTAAGTTGTGCCATTTATTATTCAGAAAGAGTATCCGGTAAATGGTCGCACCCCTCTAAGCTTCCTGACCCGATCAATATTGAAGGTTATACAGCAACACAGCCTACCATTGTAATTGATACAACATCAAGCAGTGCTGCAACTACTACGCCTAAAAATATGCCGCCGCGTAAAACCGGCGGTAACAAGCCTGTACCAAAACCTGTAGTGAATACAATTGAATACCTGTATTTTGTTTCCGACAGGCCTAAAGGCAAAGGCGGACTTGACATCTGGTACACCTCGTATAATGCAAGTAAAAAAACGTGGAATGAACCAACAAACCTGGCCGTAGCAAATACACCAGAAACAGAATGTACGCCTTTCTACCACGTTCCTACACAAACCTTATATTTCAGTTCAAACGGATTGGTTAATGCCGGAGGGTTGGATATTTATAAACTGGAAAAAGATGGCCGCCGGTTTGGCCGTCCGGAAAACCTTTCTTTCCCGGTTAACTCACCACAGGATGAACTAAGCTTTGTACTGGCAGATAATGCAAAAACAGGATTCTTTGTATCTAACAGACCCGGCGGAACACCATTCTTCCATGAGACCTGCTGCGATGACATCTTTTCATTCGAAGTAATTCCCCCTCCCCCATTTGTGTGTACGCTTGATCTGAGCGTGCTGGATGTTGCCGCAAAAAATAACTGCGATGGAGAATTGCTTAACATCAATCAGGTTAATTTAAAAACAAAAGCTGCTGAAAAAGATACTGTTCGTTTATCCAGCTGCAAGTATACGGTTTCACTTGCACAGCATGTGAAGTACACCTTCTTTATCAATAAACCCGGCTACGTAACAGATACCTTATCCTTTGAAACACGCGATATGTGTGCAACACCAACCATTACAAAATCCCTTACACTTGTTCCGGTTAGTGTAAGTATGAAAAATTCAGAGCCGGTTATTGAAACACCGGTTGAAGGAAAAGCATTTGTATTAAAAGACATTCAATATGAAACAAATCAGACAGATCTGAATGATGAAGCTAAAGCCGCTATCGACAATATCTTGATCCCGTTCTTAAAAGAACATCCCACGGATAAAATTATTATCAGTTCACATACGGATGATGTAGGAAGTCATAAATACAATGAAAACCTATCCGATCAGCGTGCATTAAAAGTGATGCAATACCTGATACAGAAAGGGATCAGCGCAAAACAGATCCAGGCGAAAGGTTACGGAGAAACAAAACCGATTGCGTCAAATATCAACCCGGATGGTTCTGAAAATGAAATAGGACGAAGCATTAACAGACGTACTGAATTTTTGATCAGTAAATAA
- a CDS encoding YegP family protein: MGKFVITKRANGEFQFSLKAGNGQEILGSEGYKTKDACENGINSVKKNSQDDSKFESKKSKNDKFYFNLKATNGQIIGTSEMYETEASCKNGIASVKSNAPAAEIEDKA, from the coding sequence ATGGGAAAGTTTGTAATCACAAAAAGAGCTAACGGCGAATTTCAATTTAGTTTAAAGGCTGGTAATGGTCAGGAAATATTGGGAAGTGAAGGGTATAAAACAAAGGATGCCTGTGAAAACGGCATTAATTCCGTAAAGAAAAATTCTCAGGATGATTCAAAATTCGAATCAAAAAAATCTAAAAACGATAAGTTTTATTTTAACCTGAAAGCAACAAACGGACAGATTATCGGTACAAGTGAAATGTATGAAACAGAAGCTTCCTGTAAAAATGGGATTGCATCGGTTAAAAGCAACGCGCCTGCAGCAGAGATAGAAGATAAAGCGTAA
- a CDS encoding DUF1801 domain-containing protein gives MDITSVNDYITQLPEDRKKPVEQLRAVLLASLPKGFAETITYGMIGYVVPHSLYPKGYHADPALPLPFITIASQKNHIAVYHMGIYSHKELLEWFTKEYYALYKTKPDMGKSCMRFKNLHTIPYTLIGELAGKISVKDWIHIYETSMPAKK, from the coding sequence ATGGATATTACTTCAGTAAACGATTACATCACACAGTTGCCGGAAGATAGAAAGAAACCTGTTGAACAATTACGCGCTGTACTATTAGCAAGTCTTCCCAAGGGTTTTGCAGAAACCATTACGTATGGAATGATCGGGTATGTTGTACCGCATAGTTTATACCCCAAAGGCTATCATGCTGATCCGGCTTTGCCGCTGCCTTTTATAACTATTGCTTCGCAAAAAAACCATATCGCTGTTTATCATATGGGTATATATTCACACAAAGAATTATTAGAATGGTTCACAAAAGAATATTATGCCTTATACAAAACAAAACCTGATATGGGAAAAAGCTGCATGCGTTTTAAAAATCTTCATACGATTCCGTATACACTTATTGGGGAGTTAGCCGGAAAAATTTCTGTTAAGGACTGGATTCACATATACGAAACATCCATGCCAGCTAAAAAATAA
- the gldN gene encoding gliding motility protein GldN, with amino-acid sequence MKKTFVILTTLCLSNMLFAQESYNPLSVRPVHPSDIMYQKTVTRAMDLREKQNEPLFSRNREITALLMDGVINGIIKAYENDSLKTHVSVSDFLKKLTGPNTISTEDTVDLFLEYGSDWKQIIAAMPVDQYAARDLYQLEIKECILFDKQRSALYYDIQTITVFIPADHPMNTRGIQIPVASFSYKEVAEKLFQDNPKAIWYNTQNDRENKNLADAFDLRLFSSYIIKVSNPKDAYLTDIYSDQQKAIMASSWAASTLMEYEHNLWEF; translated from the coding sequence ATGAAAAAGACTTTTGTAATACTCACCACGCTTTGTTTGTCTAATATGCTGTTTGCACAAGAAAGCTATAATCCTTTATCTGTGCGGCCCGTGCATCCGTCTGATATAATGTATCAGAAAACAGTTACGCGCGCTATGGACCTGCGTGAGAAGCAAAATGAACCATTGTTTTCCCGTAACAGAGAAATAACAGCTTTACTGATGGATGGTGTTATAAATGGTATTATTAAAGCGTATGAAAATGATTCATTAAAAACACACGTATCGGTTTCGGATTTTTTGAAAAAACTAACCGGGCCCAATACTATTTCAACGGAAGATACGGTTGACCTGTTTTTGGAATATGGTTCGGATTGGAAGCAGATCATAGCAGCGATGCCTGTTGATCAATATGCGGCGCGTGATTTATATCAACTGGAGATCAAAGAATGTATACTGTTTGATAAACAACGTTCCGCCTTGTATTATGATATTCAAACCATCACGGTATTTATTCCTGCCGATCACCCGATGAATACAAGAGGCATACAGATACCGGTTGCTTCTTTCAGTTACAAAGAAGTGGCGGAAAAATTATTTCAGGATAATCCAAAAGCGATTTGGTATAACACGCAAAATGATCGGGAGAATAAAAATCTGGCAGATGCGTTCGATCTGCGTTTATTCAGTTCATATATCATAAAAGTATCCAACCCGAAGGATGCGTATTTAACAGACATTTATTCCGATCAGCAAAAAGCAATCATGGCTTCCAGCTGGGCCGCTTCAACGCTGATGGAATACGAACATAATCTGTGGGAATTTTAA